The nucleotide window CCCGGAGACGGACCAGTCCGTCTCGGCGTTTATGAACGACCTCGAGCCGTGGATCCCCGACGAACGGACCGACGACTGGGACGTCGTCGCCGAGACCCCGCGCGTGTTGCGCACGTTCGAATCTCTCGATGAGGAACCGCGGGAGATCATGCGCGAGCCCGTCCGCGAACTCGTCGACGGGATGGCGATGTTCACGGACCGCTACGCCGACGAAGGGGGACTGCGCCTGCAGACGCTCGAGGAACTCGAGGAGTACTGCTGGTACGCTGCTGGCACCGTCGGCACGCTAATCACGGGGCTGGTCGCTCGGGGTGCCTCCCAGAAGCGTGCCACCGAACTGCGAGAAAACGCCCGCTCGTTCGCACTCCTGTTGCAGCTGGTCAACATCGCGAAAGACGTCGAGTCGGATTATCACGACGAGAACAACGTCTATCTCCCAGCGGAGTGGCTCGAAGCGGAGGACGTCGACGTCGAACAGGTTACCGACGCGGACAACCACGGCGGCGTCACGAACGTCATCAAGCGCGTGACGAACCGAGCCGAAACCTACCTCGACGACGCCCACCGCTATCTCGAGGTCGTCCCCGAGACACACGGCAACCGCCTCTCGGCGTGGGCGATTCCGTACCTGCTTGCGGTCGGGACGATGCGCGAACTCCGTGAACGGCCGGAAGACGTCGTCCGCGAGGGCGACGTCAAGGTCTCACGATCGGAGGTATATGCGCTCTTGCAGACGTTCGAGGACGACGTGTCCCGGTCGACGCTTGCCGATCTCCGCAAGGAAATGGCGGAGAAACCACTCCATCAGTGACGGCACTATCGGTACTTGTCGACTCGGTTGCTCGCTGCGAACTCCGTCAGAAGCTATAACATCGCTCCGTTCGATTACCCTTCATGTGTCGGGAAACAAAGCGTGAACCCGCGTGGGTGTCGGCGATTCGGCTGGCGTTTCTCCGAGGACAGGTCACCGTCGACGGCGTGATGGACGAGGCGAACCTCCCCACCGGGTACGAACGGACCGTCCAAGACGTTCTGTCGACGATGGCCGACCGCCGACTCCTCGAGTCGGTCGGCGAGACGGGCGATCGGTACGTTCCCGGTCCGGTCCTCATCGAATCCGGCCGGTTCGACCTAGATTACACCAAAGCCTCCGACGGTGGGGCCCACCGATGGCACTCGAGCGGATAGCCAGGTTTCCGTCTCTCCCATTCTCGAGTTCTGGTTTTGACGTCGTCTCGATCGCAGCGGCTGGGCACCTTCCAGAACTGCGACAGTACGATGGCTGAAATTTGTATAGCGTAAACTATGTAGTGACTACGAGTGTAGCCGCTGTCAATGGGCACGCTTACGGATACGAAAATCTCCTCGAAGAATCTGACAACAGTGCCGAAACCGGTTCGAAACTTCCTCGATGTCGGTGCCGGCGACCGAGTCGAGTGGCACGTTGAGGACGGCCAGATCGTCGTCAAAAAACACGACAGCGACTAGTCCTACAGACGCGACCGTTCTACAGATCCGCCGGCACATCGACGTCACGACGGACACCCGGATCGTCGACCGCGACGAGAACGCTCGAGTCACTCTCGAGGAAGATCTCGCGGCCGCCGATGTCGCCGTCGACGTCGGTGAGCACGTCGAAAAAGCGCGCATCAAACAGCACCGGGTTTCCGCGCTCGCCGTCGAACGCTGCGGCGATCGCCTCGCCGACGTTCGCGGCGTAGGCCGCCACCAGCGTCTCGACTGTTTCGGGATCGACGAACGGCATATCGCCGAGGGCGACGACAGCGGCATCACAGTCGCCGTGGTCACGGACCGCTCGAATGCCGGTCCGGAGTGACGACGCCTGTCCGGTCTCGTAGGCCTCGTTGAGGTGCGTCTCGACGGGCAGCCCCTCGAGTGCGGCCCGAACGCGGTCGGCCTGGTGGCCGAGAACGACGACGACCGGGTCGACACTGCTCTCGAGGAGGGTTCGGGTGGCCCGGCGCACGACCGGTTCGTCGTCGACCGTCGCCAGCAGTTTGTTATCCGCTCCGAAGCGGCTGCTCGTTCCGGCGGCGAGGACCACGCCGGCCACCCTCGGCGCGTCGGTCCGGCCGGCGCGGTCGACGGACTCGAGGTCGGACACCGGGTCGTCGAGGTCAACGACGGGAAGGTCGGCGGTCGCCGACCGCGTCGTCTCCTCGTCTCCCGCGTCGGCTGTCATCGTTCCAGCGCGTCGCACGGAACGACGGCGACGTCCTCGTCGGCGGCGACGGCGTCGGTCGTCAGGACGAATCCGTCGGCCAGACTCGCACGCGTACTCGAGGAGAGGACGCTGGGGTCGAACGTGTCCTCGTAGACGGCAAGCGGTGAATCGACGTGGCCGAGTGGCATCGCGACGCCATCCTCGAGCGTAACCGGGATGCCGTAGGTGAAGCCGGGCGTAGCAATGTCGACGTCGCGGGCCATCCGCGCGGACACCGTCGGCAGCGATGTCGACCCGGTAAAGAACGGCCGAGCGACGAGCGCCGTCACCAGATACGCGCCGACCGGTTTCCCCGGGATGGCGATGGCGACGGCGTCGTGGTCGGGCAGTCGGGCGACGGCGATCGGTTTTCCCGGCCGCAGTCGCACGCGGTGGAACAGCACCTCGCCGAGGTCGGCGAGTGTCCGAATCACGTAGTCCTTGTCGCCGACGCTGGTGCCGCCGGTCGTGACGACGACGTCGTGCTCGCGGGCCAACTCGTCGATCCGAGATTCGACCCGGTCGTCGATATCGGGGACCGATCCCTCGTACGTCACGTCGTGGCCCCACGAGCGCACCAGTCCGGCGAGCATCGGCGAGTCGAGGTCGCGGTGGCGTCCCTCGTGGATCTCCGTCCCGGTCGCCAGCAGGCCGACGGAGAGCCGATTTCGAACCTCGACGTCGTCGATGCCGAGGTCGCCGAGCAACAGCGTG belongs to Natronorubrum aibiense and includes:
- a CDS encoding phytoene/squalene synthase family protein, which translates into the protein MTTGQPEFTTDADLEWCYDAVHGVSRTFSITIDRLEEPMARHICIGYLLCRVADTIEDAGHIPPDAQTELLTTYDQLLDPETDQSVSAFMNDLEPWIPDERTDDWDVVAETPRVLRTFESLDEEPREIMREPVRELVDGMAMFTDRYADEGGLRLQTLEELEEYCWYAAGTVGTLITGLVARGASQKRATELRENARSFALLLQLVNIAKDVESDYHDENNVYLPAEWLEAEDVDVEQVTDADNHGGVTNVIKRVTNRAETYLDDAHRYLEVVPETHGNRLSAWAIPYLLAVGTMRELRERPEDVVREGDVKVSRSEVYALLQTFEDDVSRSTLADLRKEMAEKPLHQ
- a CDS encoding AbrB/MazE/SpoVT family DNA-binding domain-containing protein — its product is MGTLTDTKISSKNLTTVPKPVRNFLDVGAGDRVEWHVEDGQIVVKKHDSD
- a CDS encoding nucleotidyltransferase family protein, yielding MTADAGDEETTRSATADLPVVDLDDPVSDLESVDRAGRTDAPRVAGVVLAAGTSSRFGADNKLLATVDDEPVVRRATRTLLESSVDPVVVVLGHQADRVRAALEGLPVETHLNEAYETGQASSLRTGIRAVRDHGDCDAAVVALGDMPFVDPETVETLVAAYAANVGEAIAAAFDGERGNPVLFDARFFDVLTDVDGDIGGREIFLESDSSVLVAVDDPGVRRDVDVPADL
- a CDS encoding molybdopterin molybdotransferase MoeA, which codes for MTGANSHAGDDLIAVDEAVECVRALRTERIPSLETERVSLDELAGRTLAESISASVDVPAQSHATMDGFAFDATDEYPLKVIETSVFPEDEPPTLESGTAVRIATGSPLPDAANAVLKREEATIEDGQLLGTNLEPGTYVYERGSNVSEGETLFDAGDRLGAKDTLLLGDLGIDDVEVRNRLSVGLLATGTEIHEGRHRDLDSPMLAGLVRSWGHDVTYEGSVPDIDDRVESRIDELAREHDVVVTTGGTSVGDKDYVIRTLADLGEVLFHRVRLRPGKPIAVARLPDHDAVAIAIPGKPVGAYLVTALVARPFFTGSTSLPTVSARMARDVDIATPGFTYGIPVTLEDGVAMPLGHVDSPLAVYEDTFDPSVLSSSTRASLADGFVLTTDAVAADEDVAVVPCDALER